From the Saccharomycodes ludwigii strain NBRC 1722 chromosome I, whole genome shotgun sequence genome, one window contains:
- a CDS encoding uncharacterized protein (similar to Saccharomyces cerevisiae YLR270W | DCS1 | DeCapping Scavenger (paralog of YOR173W | DCS2)): protein MNNTTSNTITEYSIIKNLVRDFKLDKVLESNPQTKTVSLLGKIKNEQAIIILEKLHFDENDYKHLTDLQLVKDIACNDIYHWGLIRFEEYGAVDEESRLNVKLNLIWPATEVHIKKYIEQKFHIIRETPEMYVTIVLPYIEEMHNNGRLNWVYNILYKDAELDRIIYKDPKEFVLLPDMKWSGEPEEIDALYLVAIVYRDDIRSIRDLRYKDRDWLIEIQDKIKQIVTCAYKIESDVLRIFVHYQPSYYHFHIHVVNVKQFGLKDGISVGKAILLDDIIENLKYMGEDGYKNRVITYIIGESHGLWERGLKDYRESKQNCSNDDIKEAKEEQIIIK, encoded by the coding sequence atgaataataCTACTTCTAATACAATCACAGAGTACagtattataaaaaatttggttAGAGATTTTAAACTTGATAAAGTATTAGAATCGAATCCTCAAACCAAAACAGTTTCCTTATTaggtaaaattaaaaatgaacaaGCCATCATcatattagaaaaattacattttgatgaaaatgattaTAAACACTTGACTGATTTACAATTGGTGAAGGATATTGCCTGCAATGACATCTATCATTGGGGGTTGATCAGATTTGAAGAATATGGTGCGGTCGATGAGGAGTCCAGATTAAATGTTAAATTGAATTTAATTTGGCCAGCCACTGAAGttcatattaaaaaatacattgAACAAAAATTTCATATTATCAGGGAAACCCCAGAAATGTATGTAACCATAGTTTTGCCATATATTGAGGAGATGCATAATAATGGCAGATTGAATTGGGTGTATAACATTTTGTACAAAGATGCAGAATTAGACagaattatatataaagaccCCAAggaatttgttttattaccTGATATGAAGTGGTCTGGTGAACCTGAAGAAATAGATGCCCTATATTTGGTGGCTATTGTCTATAGGGACGATATTAGGTCAATTAGAGATTTAAGATATAAAGATAGGGATTGGTTGATTGAAATTCAAGATAAAATTAAGCAAATTGTTACCTGTGCTTATAAAATTGAGTCGGATGTGTTGAGGATTTTTGTTCATTACCAACCGTCATACTATCATTTCCACATTCATGTTGTTAATGTCAAGCAATTTGGGTTGAAGGATGGTATATCTGTTGGTAAAGCGATTTTGTTAGACGATATCATTGAGAATTTGAAGTATATGGGTGAAGATGGCTATAAGAATAGAGTTATCACGTACATCATTGGGGAAAGCCATGGCTTATGGGAAAGAGGCTTGAAAGATTATCGAgaatcaaaacaaaattgcTCTAATGACGATATCAAGGAAGCTAAAGAGGAACaaatcataataaaataa
- the HTZ1 gene encoding histone H2AZ (similar to Saccharomyces cerevisiae YOL012C | HTZ1 | Histone Two A Z1), with product MSGGGKIHGGGKGKSSSPVVSTTHGLKSQSSSARAGLQFPVGRIKRYLKKTAAGKTRVGSKAAIYLTAVLEYLTAEVLELAGNAAKDLKVKRITPRHLQLAIRGDDELDSLIRATIASGGVLPHINKALLLKVEKKKSFKN from the coding sequence aTGTCTGGAGGTGGTAAAATACACGGAGGTGGTAAAGGTAAATCATCATCGCCAGTAGTATCAACAACTCACGGTTTGAAATCGCAAAGTTCATCAGCAAGGGCAGGTTTACAATTTCCTGTGGGGAGAATTAAACGTTACTTAAAAAAGACAGCTGCTGGTAAAACAAGAGTAGGATCTAAAGCAGCCATATATTTAACTGCTGTACTAGAATACTTAACTGCTGAAGTTTTGGAATTGGCAGGCAATGCAGCTAAAGATTTGAAAGTTAAAAGAATCACACCAAGACATCTACAATTGGCTATTAGGGGAGATGATGAATTAGATTCTTTAATTAGAGCCACTATTGCTTCTGGTGGTGTATTGCCCCATATAAATAAAGCCTTATTATTGAAGgttgagaaaaaaaagtctttTAAGAACTAG
- the HRD1 gene encoding E3 ubiquitin-protein ligase HRD1 (similar to Saccharomyces cerevisiae YOL013C | HRD1 | HMG-coA Reductase Degradation), whose protein sequence is MLTVTRRKLHFLGYAFVSYIATTFVVLESLYSSTSFLSATCKLTQGFPLIVLCNFAILNSILIWQLSIWLLFGDLRLIETEHIFERLSFAIINGIFTSSMFRDQDFLSGIFFTGVIIALSVLHWILQDRLDQLYLTSTSITTMHNNTSSRSILSKYIFSKFYLNTLVLFFIDIQLFRSCFETSLITNNLYLKIIEFPTQKLHKEHSDPFRSSVPVFLIFALKFAVLTISLLNIFGRSIINLFEIYKLSQMNVAAATPVAAEEGEAGSTSTSDDDAFENKFKYELCLDIFTDVLKLIVRGLVCIPLQLPIMLIKDLIFNLIYIINNSKKLYGIIKNSKQLNEKLPDATLEDLTKNRDSGGDTGITAEHGGDEQEDNELCTICMDDLVLNSRNAPKKLPCGHILHLNCLKHWMERSQTCPVCRVSVFDSKGNLKPSIQNDTPNASTTNNNNNNNNNNNNNNNNNNNNNNNNNTRNNAQGNTMSNRAPNDSTESTILMPTPTSNNTNAASHVIKVSKSTNNIIKNNVPQDWYPFEMNEETKKISIYDRSSNLAPANTSNKNLTLVLEKTERIEDNSNDEDVQDPNSSIKKRTIKRDLIIPPSNNQEIESLKRKVSDLQHRLDELTNIKKSKTE, encoded by the coding sequence ATGCTAACTGTCacaagaagaaaattaCATTTTCTGGGATACGCATTTGTCTCATATATAGCTACAACCTTTGTAGTTTTAGAATCATTATATTCTTCAACAAGTTTTCTGTCAGCAACATGCAAGCTAACACAAGGATTCCCGCTAATTGTGCTTTGCAATTTTGCCATATTAAATAGCATATTAATTTGGCAACTTTCCATCTGGCTATTATTTGGAGACTTGAGATTGATCGAAACCGAACATATTTTCGAAAGATTATCTTTTGCAATTATAAATGGAATTTTCACTTCTTCAATGTTTAGAGACCAAGACTTTTTATCTGGGATTTTTTTCACTGGGGTAATTATTGCTTTAAGTGTATTGCATTGGATTTTACAGGACAGATTAGATCAATTATACTTAACTTCCACTTCGATTACCACAATGCACAACAATACTAGCAGCAGAAGTATCCTATCCAAGTATATTTTCTCTAAATTTTATCTCAATACactagttttattttttattgatatacAGTTGTTTAGATCATGCTTTGAAACATCCTTGATAACgaataatttatatttaaagatTATTGAATTTCCCACTCAGAAATTACACAAAGAACATTCAGATCCCTTTCGTTCTTCTGTCCCAGTGTTCTTAATTTTTGCCCTAAAATTTGCAGTTCTAactatttctttattgaaTATATTTGGACGTtccattattaatttatttgaaatttaCAAATTGAGCCAAATGAACGTAGCAGCAGCAACACCAGTAGCAGcagaagaaggagaagCAGGATCAACAAGTACCAGCGATGATGATGCTTTTGAGAATAAATTCAAGTATGAACTTTGCCTTGATATTTTCACTGATGTATTAAAACTAATTGTGAGGGGGTTGGTTTGTATTCCATTACAGTTACCGATTATGCttataaaagatttaatttttaatctaATTTACATTATAAACAACtcaaaaaagttatatgggatcattaaaaattctaaacaattgaatgaaaaattaCCTGATGCCACATTAGAGGATTTAACTAAGAATAGAGATAGTGGAGGTGATACTGGTATTACTGCGGAGCATGGGGGAGATGAACAAGAAGATAATGAATTATGTACAATTTGTATGGATGATTTGGTCTTAAATTCACGTAATGCTCCCAAAAAATTACCTTGTGGCCATATTTTACATTTGAATTGCTTAAAACATTGGATGGAAAGATCACAAACATGTCCTGTTTGTAGAGTTTCTGTGTTTGATTCAAAAGGAAATTTGAAACCATCTATACAAAATGATACTCCTAACGCAAGTACaacaaacaacaacaacaacaacaacaacaacaacaacaacaacaacaacaacaacaacaacaacaacaataataataataccagaAATAATGCACAAGGAAATACAATGAGCAATAGAGCTCCAAATGATTCTACTGAAAGTACTATCCTCATGCCCACTCCAACTTCTAATAACACAAACGCTGCCAGCCATGTTATCAAAGTTTCTAAAtcaactaataatattattaaaaataatgttcCACAGGATTGGTATCCATTTGAAATGAATGaagaaacgaaaaaaattagtattTATGATCGTAGCAGTAATCTAGCTCCTGCTAAtactagtaataaaaatttgactTTGGTACTTGAAAAAACTGAGCGAATTGAGGATAACAGTAATGACGAGGATGTTCAAGATCCAAACAGCAGTATTAAGAAAAGAACAATTAAACGCGATCTCATTATACCTCCTTCTAACAACCAGGAAATCGAAAGcctaaaaagaaaggtaTCGGATTTACAACATAGATTAGATGAACTGactaatataaaaaaatcaaaaactgAATGA
- a CDS encoding uncharacterized protein (similar to Saccharomyces cerevisiae YJR024C | MDE1 | Methylthioribulose-1-phosphate DEhydratase), with amino-acid sequence MSTITTTASSDSKLETVGTITNNRGYHLSTQGIHNLATGNVEYENKKPIYKTKEEERRATLEHMAGVFRVFGRRGFNEGAAGHISVRDPIDRSTFWINPLGRHFSLICVSDLVHVDEHGNILPDGNTNCVINTAGLKIHSQLHKARPDVNAACHTHSIYGKAWSTFGRELDMLNQDVCMFYKKHSVYKDFGGVVLEEEEGRKLAKALGPENKAVILQNHGLLTVGETIDEAGYLFTLMERCCEVQLLVESTGLPKKIIGDEEAYYTYFNTSDPETLYTEFQPEYQLELKLTNGDFLK; translated from the coding sequence atgtCTACTATCACAACAACCGCGTCATCTGACTCTAAATTAGAAACTGTTGGCACTATAACCAATAACAGAGGTTATCATCTGTCTACACAAGGTATTCACAATTTAGCAACTGGGAACGTTgaatatgaaaataaaaaacccatttataaaacaaaagaagagGAACGTAGGGCTACTTTAGAGCATATGGCTGGTGTTTTTAGAGTATTTGGTAGACGTGGTTTTAATGAAGGTGCCGCTGGTCACATTTCTGTTCGTGACCCAATTGATAGATCAACTTTTTGGATCAATCCATTAGGTCGTCATTTTAGTTTAATATGTGTTAGCGATCTAGTTCATGTTGACGAACATGGTAATATTTTGCCAGACGGTAATACCAATTGTGTTATAAATACTGCtggtttaaaaattcattcCCAGTTACACAAAGCAAGACCAGACGTTAACGCCGCATGCCACACTCATTCTATTTATGGTAAAGCATGGTCAACGTTTGGCAGAGAGTTAGATATGTTGAATCAAGACGTTTGCatgttttataaaaaacattCTGTTTATAAAGACTTTGGAGGTGTTGTtttggaagaagaagagggtAGAAAATTAGCTAAAGCATTAGGGCCTGAAAACAAAGCTGTTATTTTACAAAACCATGGTTTATTAACTGTGGGCGAAACTATTGACGAAGCCGGCTATTTATTTACGTTAATGGAGAGATGTTGCGAAGTTCAATTGTTAGTGGAAAGCACTGGCCTacctaaaaaaattattggcGATGAGGAGGCCTATTATACTTATTTCAATACTTCTGACCCAGAAACTCTATACACTGAATTCCAACCAGAGTACCAATtggaattaaaattaactaATGGTGactttttgaaataa
- the SEC22 gene encoding SNAP receptor SEC22 (similar to Saccharomyces cerevisiae YLR268W | SEC22 | SECretory): MIKSTLIFRDDEKGYPRNICFSYLKDVSTEFEHSYGNEYNKPNIRPYAFVTFDNFLQKTKKIYNDNRVHSNLDQLNQDLQGVKQIMTKNIEDILYRGDSLDKMSDMSASLRQDAKKYRRSARKINLQLLISQYAPVAFVAFLFVFLIWWKFL, encoded by the exons ATGATTAAATCCACTCTAATATTCAGAGATGATG AAAAGGGTTATCCAAGAAACATATGTTTTAGCTATCTAAAAGATGTGAGCACAGAATTCGAACACAGCTATGGTAATGAGTACAATAAACCAAATATTAGACCATATGCATTTGTTacttttgataattttttgcaaaaaaccaaaaagaTTTATAATGATAATCGTGTTCACTCAAACCTAGATCAATTAAATCAAGATTTGCAGGGTGTCAAACAAATCATGACTAAAAACATTGAAGATATTCTATACAGAGGTGATTCTTTGGATAAGATGAGTGACATGAGTGCTTCTTTAAGACAAGATGCTAAGAAATATAGAAGATCTGCacgaaaaattaatttacaGCTATTGATTAGCCAATATGCACCAGTGGCTTTTGTTGCATTTCTGTTcgtttttttaatttggtGGAAGTTTTTATAA
- the HEM15 gene encoding ferrochelatase HEM15 (similar to Saccharomyces cerevisiae YOR176W | HEM15 | HEMe biosynthesis), producing MMKRVMLPTCKSRISNVLNLYSNRVNNYVVGNSHTSTTISKSYIINNNNIGTKRYLFTTNTVDIAHVSNTAKSPSINNTKPPTAVVFMNMGGPSTVDETNDFLYQLFSDNDLIPISKKYQHIIAKYIAKFRTSSIEEQYKVIGGGSPIRKWSEYQASEVCKILDKTRPLTAPHKPYVAFRYAKPLTDETYKQLLKDGVKRAIAFSQYPQFSYSTTGSSINELWRQIKKLDPNRSVIWSCIDRWPTHHSLIKAFASNIKGALSEFSEDVRSNVTLLFSAHSLPMDVVNTGDAYPAEVGATVYAVMKELNFSNPYRLVWQSQVGPKPWLGAQTLEISKFLGPKSHGLLFIPIAFTSDHIETLFEIDKGIIEASPHKHKFKRCPSLNGSDIFIKGLADLVKEHLDSNTLYSKQLPLDFVLGKSNDPITHPSEVFGDHSKNLIKEEEKN from the coding sequence ATGATGAAAAGGGTCATGTTACCTACATGCAAAAGTAGAATAAGtaatgttttaaatttatattcaaATCGTGTAAATAATTATGTCGTTGGAAATAGCCATACTTCAACTACAATCAGTAAATCAtacattattaataacaataatataggaacaaaaagatatttgTTCACCACTAATACCGTTGATATTGCTCATGTCAGCAATACTGCCAAGAGTCCTTCTATAAATAACACCAAACCGCCAACGGCAGTTGTTTTCATGAACATGGGCGGTCCTTCCACGGTTGATGAAACTAATGACTTTTTATATCAATTGTTTTCAGATAATGATCTAATCCCAATAAGCAAGAAATATCAACACATTATAGCAAAATATATCGCCAAGTTTAGAACTTCTTCAATTGAAGAGCAATATAAGGTGATTGGTGGTGGTTCTCCAATTAGAAAATGGTCAGAATATCAGGCCAGCGAAGTTTGTAAGATCTTGGATAAGACGCGCCCATTGACTGCCCCACACAAACCTTATGTCGCATTTAGGTACGCTAAGCCATTAACTGATGAAACTTACAAACAATTGTTAAAAGATGGTGTTAAAAGAGCCATTGCATTTTCTCAGTACCCTCAGTTTTCTTATTCTACAACAGGTAGTTCTATAAATGAATTGTGGAGacaaatcaaaaaattggatCCTAACAGGTCTGTTATTTGGTCTTGTATTGATCGTTGGCCAACACATCATTCTCTGATTAAGGCATTTGCTTCTAACATTAAGGGCGCTTTGAGCGAATTTTCAGAAGATGTTAGGTCCAATGTTACTCTATTATTCAGTGCGCATTCATTGCCAATGGATGTGGTCAATACTGGTGATGCCTACCCTGCTGAAGTCGGTGCCACAGTTTATGCAGTTATGAAGGAATTGAATTTTTCTAATCCTTACAGACTAGTTTGGCAATCACAAGTGGGTCCCAAGCCATGGTTAGGCGCACAGACTTTAGaaatttctaaatttttggGTCCAAAATCACATGGGTTATTGTTCATCCCTATTGCATTTACATCGGACCATATTGAAACTCTATTCGAAATCGATAAGGGCATTATTGAGGCTTCTCCTCATAAACATAAGTTCAAGAGATGCCCCAGTTTAAATGGTAGTGATATCTTCATCAAGGGATTAGCTGATCTGGTTAAAGAACATTTGGACAGTAATACTTTATATTCCAAGCAATTACCTCTAGATTTTGTTTTGGGTAAATCTAATGATCCAATTACTCATCCTTCAGAAGTTTTTGGCGACCATTCGAAAAACCTaattaaagaagaagaaaaaaattga
- a CDS encoding OPA3 family protein, whose amino-acid sequence MSGAITIKLLALALRQVSRPIANIIKAQAKQHETFKKLCISFAQRMHKTDLAIKAKLTSTKYKGTGNNIKIKPVVRPLNDEKAVENGATILSELFVFSVAGGIVAFETIRQMKKESARREAVTNDIGILQEEIEDLKKQLKLQGEKNSLILSRINSEKRKEN is encoded by the coding sequence ATGAGTGGTgctataacaataaaacttttagcACTAGCGTTACGTCAAGTATCAAGGCCAATAGCAAATATAATCAAGGCACAGGCGAAGCAACATGAAACTTTTAAGAAACTGTGTATTTCATTCGCACAAAGGATGCATAAAACAGATTTAGCAATAAAGGCTAAGTTAACCTCGACAAAATACAAGGGTActggtaataatataaaaatcaaGCCGGTTGTGCGACCCTTGAATGATGAGAAAGCGGTAGAGAATGGAGCCACTATATTAAGTGAGCTGTTTGTATTTTCAGTTGCTGGTGGTATAGTGGCGTTTGAGACTATACGtcaaatgaaaaaagaatctGCTAGAAGAGAAGCTGTTACTAATGACATTGGCATATTACAGGAAGAAATAgaagatttgaaaaaacaattaaaattacAAGGTGAAAAGAATTCATTGATTTTAAGCCGTATTAATAGTGAGAAGaggaaagaaaattaa
- the MED4 gene encoding Med4p (similar to Saccharomyces cerevisiae YOR174W | MED4 | MEDiator complex) — translation MDAQNVNNTLLTSPSSKNFSHSDNNVNNSTLKSNVPGNTQNMAGVNNINNDADNFGITLLPSNKRNMVTTTAVIDPNINVKNNDIKLPVLYNIVDQYEKNIENFVETVDSFKPSLPLASKIIETDSKLMNQLNEFPKYDQMNKNLMKLNEYETNLQNNIHWILTTLNDCYMKLNRLPMEKQVKIEQKIILKQRENIKTKLLLDYSMKLAKFTKIPPTLNREMIGPSNFIWPGEDSLRRGMLALSSLKEKESIKKKEEEETQHQKQLEQEQEQKENTKTSNGDEENSFIFNGTHKNKENQNDSNRQEEQNIVNKQEDDHLNTQQKNHHPEESGEAEDDEDLDLDLDLDLFNPDEF, via the coding sequence ATGGATGCCcaaaatgttaataataccTTGTTAACGTCGCCAAGCTCAAAAAACTTTAGCCatagtgataataatgtGAATAATTCTactttaaaatcaaatgtACCAGGAAATACACAAAATATGGCGGgagtaaataatattaataatgatgcAGACAATTTTGGAATCACTCTTTTACCGAGTAACAAAAGAAACATGGTGACAACAACTGCAGTGATAGatccaaatataaatgtCAAAAATAACGATATCAAGCTTCCTGTGCTTTACAATATAGTCGACCAATATGAAAAGAATATAGAAAATTTTGTAGAAACTGTAGATAGCTTCAAGCCATCGCTTCCATTGGCTAGTAAAATTATAGAAACAGACTCGAAACTAATGAATCAATTAAATGAATTTCCCAAATATGATCAAATGAACAAAAACTTAATGAAGCTAAATGAATATGAAACAAATTtgcaaaataatattcacTGGATATTAACCACATTAAATGACTGTTACATGAAATTGAATCGTTTGCCCATGGAGAAACAAGTCaaaattgaacaaaaaattatattgaaacaaagagaaaatattaaaactaaattattattagattaTTCAATGAAGTTGGCAAAATTCACCAAAATACCACCTACCCTAAACCGTGAGATGATTGGTCCTTCTAATTTTATATGGCCTGGTGAAGATTCTTTGAGAAGGGGTATGTTGGCACTGTCatcattaaaagaaaaagaatcaatcaagaaaaaggaagaagaagaaacccagcatcaaaaacaattggaacaagaacaagaacaaaaagaaaatacaaAGACCAGTAATGGAGATGAGGAGAATTCGTTTATTTTCAATGGAACacacaaaaataaagaaaaccaAAATGATAGTAATAGACaagaagaacaaaataTTGTAAATAAGCAGGAAGATGATCATCTCAACacacaacaaaaaaatcatcatcCTGAGGAATCTGGTGAAGCTGAGGACGACGAAGATTTAGATTTAGATTTAGATTTAGATCTATTCAATCCAGATGAATTTTAA
- the ALE1 gene encoding lysophospholipid acyltransferase (similar to Saccharomyces cerevisiae YOR175C | ALE1 | Acyltransferase for Lyso-phosphatidylEthanolamine), giving the protein MYNPISNKIEELSQSLGADDIVVKIAICSFISFPLNAIMKRLPDRNYNLKCWYILFISSLYLFGILNNFSCFRSLFISSMATYLISRFLSHSKLMPWINFLFVMTHLEINHITLTDDTSSYITTGAQMVLVMKLTSFAWSYYDGQQNSNASTAKTLTPYQKTKMIVRHPSPLEYLAYCFFYPSLLTGPSFDFVDFESWLHLEIFKDLPESKKPNKHWFGHQGKREIPKNGLLASRKIVESMIWLILFTYSDKFAPLAPVLANNGKDFIKSHCFIYRIFYLWLLGFTFRFKYYSAWTIAEASCILCGLGYNGYDAKTGKIKWNRVQNIDIKGFEFAQNTHVALEAWNQNTNKWLKYYVYLRVSKPGSKPGFRSTLITFVTSALWHGTKPGYYLTFITGAFYQTCGKLFRRNIRPVFMDKDGITPLMPRKRIYDLISYIVTQLAFGYMVQPFIVLNLNESLIIWSTVYYYIDIGIIVTLFLFKGPYSKKFIKFLRSHSLQYKQAKNSNTVINYSANMPISPDAINLGLPDLDETSVAEVKKDFNEFKKEYNEWREKKGLEIEEDNLQKAFEKFRDEIKGHNDKTEKRMSFSEYSPKPIKDD; this is encoded by the coding sequence ATGTATAACCCAATCTCCAATAAGATCGAAGAACTGTCTCAATCTCTAGGAGCTGATGATATAGTTGTAAAGATCGCAATATGCTCCTTTATTTCATTCCCATTAAATGCAATTATGAAGAGATTGCCGGATCGCAACTACAATTTAAAGTGCTGGTAtatcttatttatttctagtttgtatttatttggtatattgaataatttttcctGCTTTCGTAGTTTATTTATAAGCTCGATGGCAACTTATTTAATTTCTAGATTCCTATCACATTCTAAATTGATGCCTTGGATTAATTTCTTATTCGTTATGACCCATTTAGAAATTAACCATATCACTTTAACCGATGATACTTCAAGTTATATTACTACAGGCGCTCAAATGGTTTTAGTCATGAAATTAACCTCCTTTGCCTGGAGTTACTATGATGGACAGCAAAATTCTAATGCTAGTACGGCAAAAACCTTAACACCttatcaaaaaacaaaaatgattGTTAGACATCCGAGCCCACTAGAATATTTAGcatattgttttttctaTCCTTCTTTACTTACGGGGCCCTCTTTTGATTTTGTAGATTTTGAAAGTTGGTTGCATTtggaaatttttaaagatttgcCTGAATCCAAGAAGCCAAATAAGCACTGGTTTGGTCATCAAGGTAAAAGAGAAATACCTAAAAATGGATTACTTGCCTCTAGGAAAATTGTCGAATCAATGATCTGgttgattttatttacgTATAGTGATAAATTTGCACCCCTTGCACCTGTTTTGGCCAATAACGGAAAGGATTTCATTAAATCGCATTGTTTCATATACAGAATATTTTACTTGTGGTTGCTTGGATTCACCTTtagatttaaatattattcagCATGGACCATTGCTGAAGCAAGTTGTATCCTTTGTGGGTTGGGATATAATGGGTACGACGCTAAAACCggtaaaattaaatggaACCGTGTGCAAAACATAGACATTAAAGGGTTTGAGTTTGCTCAAAACACGCATGTAGCACTTGAAGCTTGGAATCAAAACACTAATAAATGGTTAAAGTattatgtttatttaagAGTATCCAAGCCCGGTAGTAAACCTGGTTTTAGAAGCACATTAATTACCTTTGTTACTTCTGCGCTATGGCATGGTACTAAACCAGGGTACTatttaacttttattaCCGGTGCATTCTATCAAACTTGTGGGAAATTGTTTAGAAGAAATATAAGACCCGTGTTTATGGATAAAGACGGGATTACTCCATTGATGCCTAGGAAAAGAATATATGATTTAATTAGCTATATAGTTACGCAATTAGCGTTTGGATACATGGTCCAGCCCtttattgttttgaatTTGAATGAATCACTGATTATTTGGTCTACAGTATACTATTATATTGATATTGGTATAATTgttactttatttttgtttaaggGACCTTactcaaaaaaatttatcaaatttttgaGGAGTCATTCATTGCAATACAAGCAAgcaaaaaatagtaatacaGTTATTAATTATAGTGCTAACATGCCAATTTCACCCGACGCCATTAATTTAGGTTTACCAGATTTGGATGAAACGAGTGTTGCGGAGGtcaaaaaagattttaatgAATTTAAGAAAGAATATAATGAATGGAGGGAGAAAAAAGGTTTGGAAATTGAAGAAGATAATCTGCAAAAAGCTTTTGAAAAGTTTAGAGACGAAATCAAGGGACACAATGACAAAACcgaaaaaagaatgagTTTTAGCGAGTATTCTCCAAAACCCATCAAAGATGATTAA